A genome region from Struthio camelus isolate bStrCam1 chromosome 26, bStrCam1.hap1, whole genome shotgun sequence includes the following:
- the ONECUT3 gene encoding one cut domain family member 3 isoform X4: MELAMENLGSLHGVPHSQPAELMSPAHGRQGSHRNLVPHARPAMVSSMASILEGGDYRAEHSLAAPLHPAMSMSCESPSGMSLSSTYTTLTPLQHLPPISTVSEKFHHPHHHHHHHHPHQRLAGNVSGSFTLMRDERSLASMGNLYSHYPKDMPSMGQPLSPLPNGLGSLHNAQQPLAPYGPGGHLPNEKMLSPNGFDSHAAMLSRGEEHLARGLAAPSSAMMPPLNGMHPHGHHHAQPSGSLLGERERQATASGSQPGSSGQVEEINTKEVAQRITAELKRYSIPQAIFAQRILCRSQGTLSDLLRNPKPWSKLKSGRETFRRMWKWLQEPEFQRMSALRLAGAVRNSSLSSRKTPR; the protein is encoded by the coding sequence ATGGAGCTGGCGATGGAGAACCTGGGCAGCCTGCACGGCGTCCCGCACTCGCAGCCCGCCGAGCTCATGAGCCCGGCCCACGGGCGCCAGGGTTCGCACCGCAACCTGGTGCCGCACGCCCGGCCCGCCATGGTCTCCAGCATGGCCTCCATCCTGGAGGGAGGCGACTACCGCGCCGAGcacagcctggccgccccgctCCACCCGGCCATGAGCATGTCCTGCGAGTCGCCGTCCGGCATGAGCCTGAGCAGCACCTACACGACGCTGACCCCCCTGCAGCACCTGCCGCCTATCTCCACCGTCTCAGAGAAGTTCCACcaccctcaccaccaccaccaccaccaccacccgcacCAGCGCCTCGCCGGCAACGTGAGCGGCAGCTTCACCCTCATGCGCGACGAGCGGAGCCTCGCCTCCATGGGCAACCTCTACAGCCACTACCCCAAGGACATGCCGTCCATGGGGCAGCCCCTCTCGCCGCTCCCTAAcggcctgggcagcctgcacaACGCACAGCAGCCGCTGGCCCCCTACGGCCCCGGGGGCCACCTGCCCAACGAGAAGATGCTCTCGCCCAACGGCTTCGACTCGCACGCCGCGATGCTGTCCCGGGGCGAGGAGCACCTGGCTCGGGGGCTGGCGGCGCCCAGCTCGGCCATGATGCCGCCGCTCAATGGGATGCACCCGCACGGCCACCACCACGCTCAGCCCAGCGGCTCCCTCCTGGGCGAGCGGGAGCGGCAGGCCACCGCCTCGGGCTCGCAGCCCGGCAGctccgggcaggtggaggagatCAACACCAAAGAGGTGGCTCAGCGGATCACGGCCGAGCTGAAGCGCTACAGCATCCCGCAGGCGATCTTTGCGCAGAGGATCTTGTGCCGCTCTCAAGGCACCCTGTCGGACCTGCTGCGGAACCCCAAGCCCTGGAGTAAGCTCAAGTCGGGCCGGGAGACTTTCCGGAGGATGTGGAAATGGTTGCAGGAGCCGGAATTTCAGAGGATGTCCGCGCTCAGGCTCGCAG
- the ONECUT3 gene encoding one cut domain family member 3 isoform X3: MELAMENLGSLHGVPHSQPAELMSPAHGRQGSHRNLVPHARPAMVSSMASILEGGDYRAEHSLAAPLHPAMSMSCESPSGMSLSSTYTTLTPLQHLPPISTVSEKFHHPHHHHHHHHPHQRLAGNVSGSFTLMRDERSLASMGNLYSHYPKDMPSMGQPLSPLPNGLGSLHNAQQPLAPYGPGGHLPNEKMLSPNGFDSHAAMLSRGEEHLARGLAAPSSAMMPPLNGMHPHGHHHAQPSGSLLGERERQATASGSQPGSSGQVEEINTKEVAQRITAELKRYSIPQAIFAQRILCRSQGTLSDLLRNPKPWSKLKSGRETFRRMWKWLQEPEFQRMSALRLAGETRIFSKLEAEMCSSAPAEDSARRDTELFPSLPPQL; encoded by the coding sequence ATGGAGCTGGCGATGGAGAACCTGGGCAGCCTGCACGGCGTCCCGCACTCGCAGCCCGCCGAGCTCATGAGCCCGGCCCACGGGCGCCAGGGTTCGCACCGCAACCTGGTGCCGCACGCCCGGCCCGCCATGGTCTCCAGCATGGCCTCCATCCTGGAGGGAGGCGACTACCGCGCCGAGcacagcctggccgccccgctCCACCCGGCCATGAGCATGTCCTGCGAGTCGCCGTCCGGCATGAGCCTGAGCAGCACCTACACGACGCTGACCCCCCTGCAGCACCTGCCGCCTATCTCCACCGTCTCAGAGAAGTTCCACcaccctcaccaccaccaccaccaccaccacccgcacCAGCGCCTCGCCGGCAACGTGAGCGGCAGCTTCACCCTCATGCGCGACGAGCGGAGCCTCGCCTCCATGGGCAACCTCTACAGCCACTACCCCAAGGACATGCCGTCCATGGGGCAGCCCCTCTCGCCGCTCCCTAAcggcctgggcagcctgcacaACGCACAGCAGCCGCTGGCCCCCTACGGCCCCGGGGGCCACCTGCCCAACGAGAAGATGCTCTCGCCCAACGGCTTCGACTCGCACGCCGCGATGCTGTCCCGGGGCGAGGAGCACCTGGCTCGGGGGCTGGCGGCGCCCAGCTCGGCCATGATGCCGCCGCTCAATGGGATGCACCCGCACGGCCACCACCACGCTCAGCCCAGCGGCTCCCTCCTGGGCGAGCGGGAGCGGCAGGCCACCGCCTCGGGCTCGCAGCCCGGCAGctccgggcaggtggaggagatCAACACCAAAGAGGTGGCTCAGCGGATCACGGCCGAGCTGAAGCGCTACAGCATCCCGCAGGCGATCTTTGCGCAGAGGATCTTGTGCCGCTCTCAAGGCACCCTGTCGGACCTGCTGCGGAACCCCAAGCCCTGGAGTAAGCTCAAGTCGGGCCGGGAGACTTTCCGGAGGATGTGGAAATGGTTGCAGGAGCCGGAATTTCAGAGGATGTCCGCGCTCAGGCTCGCAG